From the Brachionichthys hirsutus isolate HB-005 unplaced genomic scaffold, CSIRO-AGI_Bhir_v1 contig_741, whole genome shotgun sequence genome, the window TGCTCTCGGACCCTGCATTTACAGACATTCGCCTCTCCCGGTTTTGGTCACATGTGCTGATATTTCCCCCGTAGCTGTGCGACTAATGCAGGAACACATCCAAGCCGAAGCTGTCGAACCGCGTAGTCTTTCTTCCCGGATTGAGTTTGTTGAGCTGGATTGCACACAGCTTCAAAAATACTTTGGTTCTGGGAGTGTGGATCTTATTGTTGACAAAGGCACCACCGATGCCTTGTTGAGATCTAAGGAAGGCAAAGGGAAGGCCTGTTTGGTGCTGAAGCAGTGTTTGAAGGTGCTGCGGAGCTCAGGATCTCTACTCCAGTTCTCTGATGAGGACCCAGATGCCAGGCTGTTGTGGCTGGAGGCTGAGGCACGGAACCAGGGGGTGATGGCTAACGTCGGCGTGCGGGATGTCGGGCAGCTCGGGGGAATGTGTTACTACTGTTATCACATAACTCCTCGGCCAGTCCTCTCTGGACATTTAGAATGTTGAttttgtaatgtaaaataatttcaataaaaatgttgtcattgttttatttgatccAGATGTCAATGAGAAAACAATATTTAGCCCCAATTATATGTCTCACTCTTTCATAATGGCATACATAGACATTGTCATCTAGTGGCCAGAGAACCGTACTACATCCGCAAAAATATAattgcatttgtgtttatttttagttttacttCTTAAACTCGTACTGCTGTGACAAACTGGCTTTTTTGATGGCGTTAGAGAAAtcgtaaaagaaaaacagaagaaagcagTGCTGACTAAAATgataaagtgatccagaatcgaTGCCCAAATCTCAGATCAGAATTTAATTGATTCAACCTTGGCTCAAGATAAAACCCGATAAATAAGTTACAGGATTTTTCAGTTGGAGAGGAGGATAAATGGATTTTGGTGGTCAGAGTTCAAACAGCAGAGACACTGGGACCTCACAAATCATGATTTTTGCATTGACTCAATAATACATATACTAATTAGGGAAACATTTCACAGCAATGCCTGAAAGGATAAAATGATTCAAGTGGAGACACTTTTTTATCCAAATGTCAGCTTCACTGACATAATATTCTTACTGAAGTATTTTTTCCAACACCGTTACAGAAGATTAGATTGTGACCATTTTGTGATTGGTCAGAACCTGAAATGCCATTAAAGGTGCGTGTTTTAGTGCTTGTGGGATTCACCCCTGATGCAGTATCGGAAGTGTGTAGACAGAAAATGAGAACAGAAACTTTGACAGGTTGCCAGGaataaaaataacctcaaaaaagtGATCATGTGAGGAATCAGCTACTTCCTGTAACTTTTTCCTTGTCATGTGCGTGCACTCACCTGATCTATTCTTTTCTATCTGAAGCAGCACAAGCATGCAGATGAACAGGTTAGAGAGCAGGAGGGCACATTCACTGAGTCACATGCTACAGTGCACAACATGACATTGCAACTTCTTGTTCCCTCATGTAGACTCGGATTTCCCCAAAatagttttttgtttgattCTTCACGATGACCAGCCAAAGTATGTCAGTTCTACATGTCAACAGTATCCACAAGAAAAAATAGGAGAACCCAAGGTTCTCAGGAGAGCATTGCAACTATGCCATGATCTGATCTGTCATTGTTTTCAATTTCGTGCCAGCTCCATGCTCATCTGAGCaaactgtaaacacaaacattattcACCAAAGTGCCTCTAATAAGTGATCATCAAGTCTggaggctggaaaaaaaaggaataatgaACTTAAACAGGTCAAATTCATTCCCGGTGcatattttctttaattaatgTCATGAAAACAATCAGAAGTACAGCTTAATGTTCAGGAATATATAAAAAGGTACCAttccatgttaaaaaaaaaacccacgtcGCATTGCGTATTCAGAAGTTTGTTCCATTTGCTCGTCTGTGGTTTTACTTTAGCCTCCAGGACAATAGGAAGTCAGGAAAGAGGAAAGTTCAGAGTGTTGCAACAGTTATGTTTATGACTCTTTGTACAAATAATACTAAATTTGATTTATTGGCATGCGTGAGTGACCTTTAGCATTTTTAGTACGCTGGAATCTCTaactttctgtgtctgtgcgtgtgtgtttgtcttttaaatcCAATATAAGAATGAatgacaatatttattttcacgtCAAATGTCAAACTCTCTAATTCACTTCCTTATGACGCAATCAAGTCACTATAACTCCATCAGCACCATATTAAATCGACAATGAAATTGTGACACATTTTTCGGTCACATTGGACAAAACATCTTTGCGGAGAAAAGCGAGTGGGTAGcaatgaagatatttattattatgactgATCCTGAGCAGTAGAAAATTCCCAACTGCGCATTAAAGCCCCACAAATGATCATTTTCTCAAAATACATGCAGTTCTGCACATTTTGGTCTGACGTCATGATGCTCTGGTGAAAGACGAGTGAAACGAGTTATTGGAGGCCTTCAGCGCATCTTTTGGAACAAGCTGAGGAAGTCGACTGCCTCCCCGTCACTCTCAGAAACCTTGTCTAGGCAGAAGGACGGGGGGTTGAGCAAATCAGGGTCAGTAATCCCGATGGTGTTGTCGAAGAGACtagaaacaggaagagagccaaataaaaatgtgtagCAATATATCTAATTCCAAAAGTTCTGCTGCCCCGTAGGGATCGTGAACGAACCTGGAAACGACCCATCCAAACTTCTCGGTGTGGACGAAACTGCTGACGGGAATGCATCCGAATTCGGTGACTGTGGCCATGTACTTCCCTGTGAGCGCAGAGGACAAAAGGAACACGTGAATGTTGCGGTGTGGATGCGTGGGACTCCCTCGCCATTAGGTGCTCGCTAACCTCCACTCTCGGGCAGCTCTCCAGCCCACGTGTTGACAAGGACTCCCTGGCCAGGTCCGGATGAGCTTCCGAGGACGACCTGCCCCAACAGAGATGCGTCGTCTGGGACTTTCATTGGGTGGAATTCTCCCTTCAGGGGCAGCTTCTTGCAGGTCTTATTGTGGTCATGAATCTCATACATGACAGCCTGATTGGGTGAAAGTCAAGGAATGAGTTGACTTGTATTACAAAAGTGCAAAAGAAGGAGGCTTATattctatattattattattattattgttagtaGATTAAGCATTGACTGCTTTGATCACCTGTTTGTAGAGCAAAAGGGCGTCATATGTGAATGACTTGTTGTCGTAGGTGCCGATCTCATAAAAACGCATTCTCTCCCCCAGTGCGTCGTACAGGTATTTGGCGTAGGCGGACAACTTCTCATTCTGCGTGAGCTGGAGGAAGCAGGATTTGAGTTTGCGTCACCCTCTTTTGCGTTAAACGTTAAGCCAAACACGATACgcgtgaaaaaaataaaataaaaaaaaaaacctcaccaCGCTGAGTTTGCCGGTGAGAAGAGGAGGACTCGCTGCGTGACAAAAGACAGAATTAAGAATAACGCGCACATCTGCCACGGCAAAATCACTTTCTTTCTGTTTACTCACTGCATGGTTGaggcccctgagcaaggcagcCTGCCAGCAAACAACCCAAGACGACCAAAAGCCTCATGTCTCTGgattcctctctcctctttcccgaTCAATGCTTGAATAGTGGCGGACTGGCGGAGCAGCAGCGCGCCGCTCCCTTATAAACAGCTGCCGCCGCGGCTCCAGGGGAAACTCCGGCCTCCTGGGTTTAGCTTCAACCCTGACACACCTGGCGAGAGACGCGGAGGTGAAAGGCTCCTGTTAGCTCCTCCCATTACAGCCAGATGTTATCTGATCAGTGGAAAATGCTCAGTGTTCACTCGTGACTTATGGGTGGAGGGTTCCGTCCGCAGTGGGTATCTGGGTGGGTGAGCTATGTTACTAACTTACTGCAGGTGGAGGCTTGTAAAGCCTGAACTGGACTttcaaaaagacaaacatccaAACGTCAATTGTTGATCAATCATTTATCATtgctacatttaaaaaaaaaaagaagaagaaacagattGGAGGagtgaatttaaataaaataaaataaaaccacttgCTTGATCAAAACAAAAGTTCCCAAAATCAGGTTTTAACTTCCTCTTTGTTTCTATTGTCCAAAGTCCTTCCAGCAAAGCATTTATAGACACCAGGTtgtagataaaaaaacaaaacaatagatTTTCACCTTGTGATCTAATACTTGGAAGTGAAGGTTCCAAACATGTAATcacagtttgtgtattttaaaggGTATTAAACTTCGCCCTTCATTATTATCAGTAAATAAAACACCTCATGCATTAATAACGTTATCAGTATTGTTGCATATCATGGCATGTTAAACAAATGGTTATCAATGTCAAACATTAACAAGGTTAATGGACTTCAGGGAGAGCAAGAAACATCTGACTCATTCGGCTTCAGCTGCTTTACCGTAGGTCACAGAAGACCTGTAGAACTTACAGGATCTCGCTGGCCTCAAATGAACCACATCCCCATTCTGTTGTGCAACAGTGAGGGGACTTTACATCTGAAACacgcatttcatttaaatgtgagaAATGATCTTTCCAAACAaatctgtgagggtcatgtggctgcactggctgattggcctacgactcacacctgttttctgcctctcatcccagacacacctgaggctgattacgaccggccttcataagccctgctccgcccgccgttcctagtcggactatttttcatggatcatgtccctgcgtacagaacgtctttctgccgctcctcatccctgggatctgcctttgttagagtttgtattttgagcttgcttatttgctttgttcttttggctgtgtctttttgtttaacaagatattttcgttgggctccagccaccccgtaacccgtgcgcagctccgggatagtgactcgactgatgaacattccagtaaagcttatagtcacgtttgtactgtctccgtcctctgtttcttggggtcctctcgcaccagtccgtaacaaaatcaggaagcagaaaaacacagaacattATCATTTATTTGCCACTTTGAAGCAGAAGCAGGATTTACGTTCATCAAACATAATGCTGAACAACAAGGTCTTCCTATGAAGTTCTGCTGGCGAAGATCCGTCTGACTTTGAAATCCTTCATCCCTGATCTGTGCATCAGTtcacagaggacacacactGATCCGGTCTCGTCCCTGAAAAcggaatatttcaaataacTTGTTCTGCCCGTGCTTTTCACAAGACATTTTGAGATGTCTGCGTGTCTTCCACTTGCACTGACCTTTTGTAAATGCTGTAGTCCTtcagtcaacaacaaaaaaatcattcatcCAGTATATAAAATGCCTTCCAGATAAACAAAGAGCGTGCACCTTCGTTTGCACAGAAACTACCTGTGGTTCCCAGGATGAGATGAAAAATCATCAGCAAACTGACCTCATCAAGCATTTTGACCTTACTCTTAATTTAGACTAAATTCAACATCGGCATCTCCCTCAAGGTTTCTGAGGCTGAACTTGCGTCTGCCTGACCAAAGGAGGAAGAGTGAGCAGATGGCAAATGCCATTGCACTCCGGCCCATGCTGCTCTTCCAGAAAGAACTTCAGGCCTCTGGCTGCAAAGTTTCCGGGCCCTTTGGGAGCCTTGGTGGAGTGGATCTGGGGGTCAGTGAGGTAGGTCAGCCCTTTGCCATTGGCAGTCACCCAGCCTGTGAATTGATAGGGTGATGTTCTCAGAGTTacaataaaggaaaaaaaacaacacattttcctTCACCGTGTGGAAAATGATCAGTTATCAGCTGTACTGACGCACCTTGCAGGTCTACAACCACTTCCTGGCAGTTGGAGAACAGGTAGGTGAAGTGTCCGAAGGCAAGGCCGTATTCCGTGGCGTGGAAACTCTTGTCTTTTTTCCAAGTGTTGTTGGTCAGTTTGACAAAGTCTCCAAGCATGTAGGGCTCTACTGTTACACAGCCCACAATCTCATTTCCATTCAGTATCTAGTTtcaagtaagaaaaaaaaaaggggaaatagGAAACAAGTAAAGCTCTTTTTTAGTGCAGCAAATACAGCATAGAGGCATACAACAATTGTATGACGAATATTATActgtgtgttttcacaggaaGGGGAATAAGATGAGAAAGTGTTGAGATTTAAAGATTCAATTGATTAAGAAATATCATTATTAATGTGGGAAGATCGACACAGATGAAGTGAACAGCTAGATAAGCTATTTATACATTGTATATTTCAGTATATGGAGTTCAACTGTGAAGTtctccaaaaataataattttaaatgtTGCTCAAATTGTGTTTGATTTATGAGAATGTTAGCatataacaatgttattaagAGAGCGGAAAGTAATGTGTATTCTTACTCTGCTTCATTTGTAATCTGTATATAAGAACTTTTGAGTTGTGAAATTGGTTTTGGAAATGACTCACTGAACTGAGCCAACCAAACCAAACATGAATATAGTCTGTGAGTACATATTACACTCTTTTAAGTGTAACTCTTCCCATGAGTTCAATCCAAGTTCTCAATTATTGGCCCGCTAACTATTCTGAGATTATTGCTGGCTGTGAACCAATAACTGGACCGTGTGCCGGGGAACAAATTTCAACCAGAATGACTCTGTGAGGGCTGAAGGCTAGCCAACACATCATTCTGCCTCTGAAGCAGCATCCTAATAAAAGTGCTATTGATGAATGCAGCATCTACTGTTGGCCTCACCAGCAGGGCTTCTGAGGGGATGAAGAAGATCTGAGCCATGACCTCCTTGTCATAAAGACTCTTATTGAATTCAGTCACGTAGTGCTGGGCCGTCATCTGCCTCTCCACATCTTTCAAGTGAAACTGGATCCCTCTTGGCTCCAAGTAATCTTTCCCCACATAACTGAGGACATAAATACAAAGTTCAAGCGCTGCTCAAAGCCATTATGCTCATTAGGCCTGGAATCTAGATTCACGTACCTGCTCAACCTTTCCTCCTGGTGTAAAAACGTCACCCAGATTGCCATTCTCTGCTTGCCCTGCTCGCCCATTGGCTCTCCAATGTAAACACAGGTCTCCCTGGCCGTCCACAGCCCCGTGGCTTTGGAGAACTTTAAATGAAGAGCGCCTAAAACAGACGACATTCACAGATTTGCAATCGGTGCTTTGTTAACGGCTGCCATATAATCATGCATATAGCGTTtggtaatgaaaaaaaaaatgccataaATCAAATGTTGAAACTTAGAAATGCTTCTTGGCTGAAAGTGACTATGAAGCTGAAGTTCAACAATAACTTACTATAGGCACTTCTGTGCTCCTTCAGCTTGAAATGGATCTGATCGCTGTGTAATCTCTTCAGCAGACAGTCCATACAAACTCCAGCCAGCAGAGCTTGGTAATCCTGCTGCGACAACACGTACCGGCTCTCAGGGGCAACACCAGCTGTAGCGCGGCTCTTCAGGCAGCTGTAGCACAGGGGATTCGTCCTCTGGGAAGCGTGCGCTCCGTCTGTCGTAGGGACTTCACTTTGGTTCTCTTCCACCATCTCAAATGAGCTCTCTGTGGAGTTTTCGGTGGAAGCACACTGGTCTGGATCTGAGTGGGAGAGGTTCGGCCGCGGCGTTGCAAAGGCGTTCGCGTAGTCAAAATGAAGACTCTCCAGAGGCGGCGGCAATTGTGACCCAGACGTTTGGTTTCTGTGCGTGGGATCATGAGCAGGAAGATCGGATTCTGAATCAAGGGTTTCCAAAAGGCAGAAGCTTCCATCAGATTCTGATGACTTGCTGCTTTGGACGCTTCTTGCTTTTGGCAGGCTTTTCGTGCAAGGCTTTCTATCGGGGGAGCTCGAGCCAACCGAGATTTTCTCCCATGATGACTGAGAACTGAAACTGCCGCTGAGGGAGCCGCAGGATGTTCTGAGAGTTAGTCGGGACATGGATTGTGCTGCTCCTTCCGCCCCTGACGGTTTGAGCGGAACGCCAACATCCTCGTCGGTGGCCGAGGTTTCTAAACCAGCTTGTATCAGATCAAACTTCTCAGAATCACTATTTGTATTGGAGGAAGAAGTGGCAGGTACAGCAGATCTCAGGGAACCGACACCCGAGGAAAAACCTTGCAAGTTTTGATTGTTTCTCTGAGTGGATTGCAGCATACTGGCGAACCGATCGTCCTCAGCCTCAGTTGTAAGACAGCTCTGGTTGCTTACTTCATGTTTAATACTTCCAGCATAGATGCTGCCAGGCCTTGGAGATCCTGAACTACTCAAAGAGAAGTTGTGCCACGACGAGCCCAGGCCATCTGTGCTTCCTACAGTTGTTTCCAGATCAGACTTTCTGGCAAACGAACCCGAGCTCTTTTGATCTGGTTCCAGCTCTTCAGCCTTGACTGCATTTTGTACCCCTTTGCTGGCGTCGTTGCTACTTTCTGTGCAAAGTGTTTCAACGGTTGTTTCCAATGCTGTTATACAcagcctccctccatccatctcatCCTTTGCCCGATTACAATTTGTGCCACTTGTCTCGCACAGTGACGCGTGATACTTTTGGAATCTCTGCATCACCTTTGCAAAACCTTCCAGGGTGAAACTTACCGGCGTGTCTTTGATATTTCTGTAACTGTCAGGGATAAAAGACCCCTTGTCTGACTTAAAGAAAGGCTCTACCTGCAAAAGCAGCTTGACGTGAGTGACCAGATGCATGATCTCAGTGCAGAGGCCATCTTTGTTTTGGGTATCTGCATCATATTCATAGAAGTGCGACAATGCTTTCTGGCAAGCGCCGGTTGCCTGCGCCACAATGCCCTGCCCCGTGCCAAGCCACTTGTGAACAACAGTGAGCGAATAGGCAGCCTTGAGGAAGGTGTGAAGCTCCTGTTTGCTGGTGACCGGCTCGCCCTCTGCTTTGGTAAGTAAGCCAATTGAAAATGCCTCTTTAGCCTGCAGGAGGTAAGACTGCCTTTGAGAGGCAGGGCACGCCATTGAAAAACTGTATGACGACAAGCAGGTCCCTTGTGTTACCTGAAGAAGAGGCCAGAGTTGTAACAGAAATATTAGATTAGAAATAGATTTTTACATTCATATTtcgttcatccatccatccattcattcgcTTTAAAGCTTATCCTTCGTGCTGTGATGCTGCAGTGCTAACCCCGCTGTGAAGCTCCAAAAATGTGTGGCACACTTTCCATCGTCATGGCAATGAGGAGACGGCTGGATTTTTCCCATTTATCGCTGAATAGCTTTTCCCCAATAGAACAACTTACCACATTAGTCAACACGTAGAGCGACGTGTACTGGCTGTATATGACCGCCATCTTTGCTGCCTGGGCTGCTGAAAGTAGGCGATGACTCCCGTCCCCAAGTAAAGACTATCcaccaaacagacagacacatttaCAATGGCAATCATTTGCAAAACAACATGAATCAGTTGGACTTACCAAATCAATGTCGGGATTAGTTTTAAAGACGTGGAAGTCCTCATCATTCATAGACACTAATATGTTGGCCAATAAGCCAAGAGAGGTTCCGATGCCCTGTAAGGAGGAGCAGACAATCATAAGAGCTCACCATGTGGCAACACAGAAGGCTATATTATGGTCGTCTGGGTTACCTTCTTGTCAGGCTGAGGAAGGGCATAGTAGCCGACTAGAGATGCCCAGATCAACTCTGCAGCCTCTGGCCACAGGCCTGAAATAGAGCACAGAATAGCAGCAATCCCAATAAGTAATGATTAAACTGCAGTCCCTGTTGATCCATCAAGGAAAGGTTCTCAcctaacttttgcaaaatcattCCGCGCACTTGAACGCTAACAGCCTGCACAAGAGCTCTGTCACTTTCAGAGTGGTACACCCAACAGCCTGCAGGGGAAAACACGAATAAGCTTCACGCTGTGagttatgtaaaaaaaaagaaaaaaaaaaaaagaagctgattaatgaatgaaagaaaccTACCTGTGGCACCGCTGTAGTTAATGAGGCTGCTCAGGATGTATTCTGCCTTCTGTAATTTGCCTGCAAGGAAAGACGCTCAAGTGTGAACGCTCTATACTCCATAATGAAAATAAGCTACTGGTCTATTCATACCAGCGTTTAGGTAGACTCTAGCCTGTCGTATGACCAATTGGGGGGATACGGGGCTGTCACGGTGGCGTCTGTGGAGCAGCTTGGCGATCTTCAGGAGTCGCCTGGAGTCGTCTGTCCAGTAGAGGAAGCGGTCAACTAAGAAGACCACGGCCAGCGCCGAGCTCGTCTCCTGAGCTGCAATGGAAGCCTTTAGAACAGCCTGGAAAGACATTAAAGATGGGGTAAATAATTATATTCAGAAGTGCAAGGAAACCATTAATTAGcttgggggggtgggtgggggctgTCACCAGCAGCTGAGGTAGATTCTTGCTGATGAGGTCACTGAGGTTGGTCTTGTCAGTGGCGCTGACTGACTGCTTATACTGCCATTTCTCCGGTGCAAAGGGCCATTTCATGTCCActgcctcctgcaggagagaggccagttcatcacagagagaGTCTGCAGGGAACAAGAGGAAATGCACGAGCCTAAATCACAATACAATGGGAATGACATTGTTTATACCTTTTGTTAAACCGCCCCTTTAAGATCCAGTGTGGACAAATAGTTTAATACTGACAGAAACAGGGAAACAATAAGCCGCCATTCTGTTTTCATTATTCTATAATAAAATagcatatatacatatacataatatatatacacatgtatgtatgcATACTCATTGCAGAAGAGACTAATAGTAACCTTTTCGATGCCTCTTTGGCAGATACAACAGGATAAAGTGCCCCCTTGTGGTGGCCTAACAAGGTAACTTTCCAGCATACAGCATGTGATGaagcaagcaaaacaaaaggaaatccCTCAAATCTCATCATCAACATGTTGCAATCATAGTGATTCCAGGTGTGTTTATTTAAACACAGCTGGATTATTGCAATtgccatttaaggattcaacaAAATGTGGCAGCAGGATGACCCTACACTGGCTGGCCATTTATTTTAGGCTTAATTTGAAGATTTTACTTATGAGCTGAACATATTCCCTTATATTTATTTCCCCTTCTTATTGCTTAAACTGGCCTTCCATATTATACTATTCATTatatttttcatctttattttttatgtctgtCATAAAGCACTTTGTAGCTTTGCTCATGACAGTGCTATACAAATAAACTGCATGACTATAATTGTTCCATCACCGAACCTCCTGTGAAAACAGAGCAGACAGCACCATCCTATGTCTGACCTCTGCAGCGACAGAAGCtcattttctctgcttctgtgGGCCGGTTGGACGGATGAACTGCTGCCACAGCTCCGAGACATTCCTCCAGGACATCTCCCACTTGTTGGCTGTCCATTCCGGTAAACAGAATTTATGGACTGCCGCccggaatgaactgattgccgttttctttcttgttgcgTAATTGCAATGACAAATGAGAGGGGGCTCCCTGTTGAGAAAAGATTGCGGCATTACGGCTATTTGTACATTTCataacaagaaagaaagaattcacacatgataaaacaaacaaaacaaactacaAAACAACATTCTGTCTTTTGTTACAGCTTCCAATTTAACGTTTCATTGTAATTCATTCGGTAGTCAAACAGCTTcacgtcctttttttttttttttactctttcgtttataaataaaaaaggagaaaaaataaataaataaaaataaaataaaaataggcttTACTTCCTGGTAGAAATGCAACCTTCAAAACCTGTCGGATATTCTACTGTCGGAACCGGACGAAGACTGCAACTTTAAAACAAGTCTTTGTAGAATCCATCCACATATATCtgatcaaatgtaaacagaCATGATTAGTTCGTTATCAAATAGCGATCACGCTAACATCATAAATCGACAAAGCTAAATTAATACTATACGCGTTATTTTTCTACAATTCTAACAAGGTCAGGCTGTTCACGCAAtccaagagagaaaaaaaaaatcgatgTTTTTGAGAGTATCACATTCACGAATACAATTTCGTGACAGTCAAAACATTTATTGTAACATTTATTGTCTTACTTACGGGCGTCTTCCTAACACGGCAAAAGCAGGAAAGAACCGAAACTGAAAGCTGTTATTGGCTGAAGTACCTCGAGACTTTATTGTGACTCACTCCACAACTCAGATGTTGTGTCGTTCTCATGTTGcgaaatataaatgaattaaatcgGCGCTGCCTTTAAACATAAGTTTCTATTTAGCAGCGTCGGAATACACGCGGTGGAATTTACGCACCCATATGCATCACGTGACGtttaggaaggggggggggggggggtcggttccGTTCTACAGCAACAGGTATGACTGTTGTATGTTCAATGTAtgacagtgaaaaaaaaaacagtgcatTCAATGAATAAAGGAATTTTATTGCAGCGCAGGCAGTAAAAATCATCTTCTGCTCTTGCGTCTAATGGTGCGTAAAAGCGCGCACGCAGCGAGCATGCATGTGGGACATGTGGCGCTGCTGTGATACGACCAATAGGCGGGACTGTGCCTCTGCAGTGGGATTGTCAGCAGCACAGCTGGAACACGAGCAGAAAGCAGCCGCTCGGTCCAGCTGCGGCCAAGTGACTGAGCTCAGCTGCCCCCGTTGCGCACATCGCATCCACTATTTGCGTCCGAGCGCAACCCGGAGAAGACTTGTGCGCGTCGTGGGTTAatgtgctgtaaaaaaaaaaaaaaaaaaaacacccgcGTCTACTCCGGAGAACCGTCCAACTCTGATGAGTTCTCCCGAGTCTCGATCATCGGCTACTTTGCGCGTGACCCTCACCGAACAGGCGCTGCGCGCACCGGTGATGTAACGTCTGCCCTTCTCTCAGCTCTCTCGCACCTCTTCTCCGGGACCATGGGACCCTTCAAACTCTAAAAAGGTAAGAATTGTGTCACAACTTTAAATCTGGAAACAAAAAGTGCAACCTCTTGAGCTCATTGTGAtgccctatatatatatatatatattatatggaCCAGTCAGTCTTTAATTGTGTTACATTGGTCTCAATGTGTGCTTGCTGTGTAACGTCGTGCATGGACTTGTCTTCTTGCACCATCGGCAAGCAGGTATATGTCAGTTTGTCCATTTCAAGTTGAGTCATTTCAGTGTCCTGAATGCTTCTCCGCCTTTGGAAAAAGTACTCGCATCCGATGTCACACTTTATAAGGAGGTGTGGGTTTCAGCCAGCATCTGCCTGCATGTCATTGTGCCTGCTGGCTGAACTGATGTAGTGAACTGGCCGTGGACAGTCGGTATCAGGAagcacccccgccccccaggagagaagaggatgaaggcaggCCTGTTTCTAAAATTAGATCGTGGGAGGTTTAGGGTCTGTGACCTGTTTTGACTGGCAGGAGAATGACAGGAAGCTCCTGTCTGTTGTTGTGCAAAGTTGTGAACTGCATGGCCCACCTGGCAAGAGGATGAGGAAAAGGCCAAAGTTCCGTTTGAACATGTCCCATCAACCTCAACTTAttagtttctgaagcatccatCAAAGGGCTCTGACATCGACTATCCTGGCCTCTTAGCAGCTCTTCTACTTGCCAGCCTATATCTGGTTGAGAGTCAGTGTTGG encodes:
- the LOC137916405 gene encoding alpha-protein kinase 1-like gives rise to the protein MDSQQVGDVLEECLGAVAAVHPSNRPTEAEKMSFCRCRDSLCDELASLLQEAVDMKWPFAPEKWQYKQSVSATDKTNLSDLISKNLPQLLAVLKASIAAQETSSALAVVFLVDRFLYWTDDSRRLLKIAKLLHRRHRDSPVSPQLVIRQARVYLNAGKLQKAEYILSSLINYSGATGCWVYHSESDRALVQAVSVQVRGMILQKLGLWPEAAELIWASLVGYYALPQPDKKGIGTSLGLLANILVSMNDEDFHVFKTNPDIDLSLLGDGSHRLLSAAQAAKMAVIYSQYTSLYVLTNVVTQGTCLSSYSFSMACPASQRQSYLLQAKEAFSIGLLTKAEGEPVTSKQELHTFLKAAYSLTVVHKWLGTGQGIVAQATGACQKALSHFYEYDADTQNKDGLCTEIMHLVTHVKLLLQVEPFFKSDKGSFIPDSYRNIKDTPVSFTLEGFAKVMQRFQKYHASLCETSGTNCNRAKDEMDGGRLCITALETTVETLCTESSNDASKGVQNAVKAEELEPDQKSSGSFARKSDLETTVGSTDGLGSSWHNFSLSSSGSPRPGSIYAGSIKHEVSNQSCLTTEAEDDRFASMLQSTQRNNQNLQGFSSGVGSLRSAVPATSSSNTNSDSEKFDLIQAGLETSATDEDVGVPLKPSGAEGAAQSMSRLTLRTSCGSLSGSFSSQSSWEKISVGSSSPDRKPCTKSLPKARSVQSSKSSESDGSFCLLETLDSESDLPAHDPTHRNQTSGSQLPPPLESLHFDYANAFATPRPNLSHSDPDQCASTENSTESSFEMVEENQSEVPTTDGAHASQRTNPLCYSCLKSRATAGVAPESRYVLSQQDYQALLAGVCMDCLLKRLHSDQIHFKLKEHRSAYSALHLKFSKATGLWTARETCVYIGEPMGEQGKQRMAIWVTFLHQEERLSSYVGKDYLEPRGIQFHLKDVERQMTAQHYVTEFNKSLYDKEVMAQIFFIPSEALLILNGNEIVGCVTVEPYMLGDFVKLTNNTWKKDKSFHATEYGLAFGHFTYLFSNCQEVVVDLQGWVTANGKGLTYLTDPQIHSTKAPKGPGNFAARGLKFFLEEQHGPECNGICHLLTLPPLVRQTQVQPQKP
- the LOC137916402 gene encoding ependymin-like is translated as MRLLVVLGCLLAGCLAQGPQPCTSPPLLTGKLSVLTQNEKLSAYAKYLYDALGERMRFYEIGTYDNKSFTYDALLLYKQAVMYEIHDHNKTCKKLPLKGEFHPMKVPDDASLLGQVVLGSSSGPGQGVLVNTWAGELPESGGKYMATVTEFGCIPVSSFVHTEKFGWVVSSLFDNTIGITDPDLLNPPSFCLDKVSESDGEAVDFLSLFQKMR
- the LOC137916400 gene encoding citrate synthase-lysine N-methyltransferase CSKMT, mitochondrial-like — its product is MATFLKSLSLTSRRISAASVRNHSSLTNQLIENMDKKATWDRFYAESSNRITFKNFEWFFGFRTIRDFIMPLLQSSPHPDALLRVVDMGCGISALGPCIYRHSPLPVLVTCADISPVAVRLMQEHIQAEAVEPRSLSSRIEFVELDCTQLQKYFGSGSVDLIVDKGTTDALLRSKEGKGKACLVLKQCLKVLRSSGSLLQFSDEDPDARLLWLEAEARNQGVMANVGVRDVGQLGGMCYYCYHITPRPVLSGHLEC